The Candidatus Nanopelagicus abundans genome includes a region encoding these proteins:
- a CDS encoding AzlC family ABC transporter permease, which translates to MFINPKTNPVDRTSLSVAFTVGLYGAAFGAAGVTAGFSILQTCLLSLLLFSGASQFAVVGIMGAGGSAISAIATATLLGFRNALYGIQMAPILKVIGIKRILSAQITIDESTAVATLQENDSDRRRGFYVTGIGVYVFWNLFTYLGALGASAIGDPAAWGLDAAVPAAFCGLVWPRIKKKREFLITAAAIALALLLTPIAPAGVPIITTVILAVIFGWKK; encoded by the coding sequence GTGTTCATTAATCCAAAGACAAATCCGGTAGATCGAACCTCTTTAAGCGTTGCTTTTACCGTTGGTCTTTATGGGGCAGCCTTTGGCGCAGCCGGAGTAACTGCAGGATTTTCGATCTTACAAACCTGCCTGCTTTCACTTTTACTCTTCTCTGGTGCATCACAATTCGCAGTTGTTGGAATTATGGGCGCAGGTGGATCTGCAATTAGCGCCATAGCAACTGCTACCTTGCTCGGTTTTCGTAACGCACTTTATGGAATTCAGATGGCTCCTATCCTAAAAGTTATTGGGATAAAAAGAATTCTTTCTGCTCAGATAACAATTGATGAATCAACTGCAGTTGCTACTCTGCAAGAAAATGACTCTGACAGGCGCCGTGGTTTTTATGTCACAGGTATTGGAGTTTATGTATTTTGGAATTTATTCACTTATTTAGGCGCCCTAGGTGCAAGTGCAATAGGTGATCCAGCAGCATGGGGATTAGATGCGGCAGTTCCAGCAGCATTTTGTGGATTAGTTTGGCCACGAATTAAAAAGAAGCGAGAATTTTTAATCACAGCAGCAGCAATTGCATTGGCATTGCTATTAACACCAATCGCTCCTGCTGGAGTGCCAATAATTACTACGGTGATACTTGCTGTGATTTTTGGGTGGAAAAAATGA
- the truB gene encoding tRNA pseudouridine(55) synthase TruB, which yields MDGFLLIDKAGAMTSHDVVAKVRKKLDTKKVGHAGTLDPMATGVLVLGVGIATRLLPYITDGKKAYLATILLGVSTHTDDKEGDITFTADKSALANISDKEITNELGKFVGKTKQRPSSVSAIKIDGKTAHARVRAGENVEIAERDIVIDEIKIINIQRPNDQIQVEISVTCSAGTYIRAIARDLGDRLKVGGHLIKLRRNLVSPFTLDQCKSIEESALIPIGEVIEKIFPIRKLDLSQSREISFGRVIEQNPQPGVFAAIDNQDNFVALLENKLQASQMVAAPILVKGSGQ from the coding sequence ATGGATGGCTTCCTGCTAATTGATAAAGCCGGTGCAATGACTAGCCATGATGTTGTGGCAAAAGTTAGAAAGAAATTAGATACAAAAAAAGTTGGTCATGCTGGCACATTAGATCCAATGGCAACTGGGGTATTAGTACTTGGTGTTGGAATCGCTACACGATTACTTCCATATATTACAGATGGTAAAAAAGCTTATCTAGCCACAATTTTATTAGGAGTATCAACACATACTGATGATAAAGAAGGGGATATTACTTTTACTGCAGATAAATCTGCCCTAGCTAATATTTCTGATAAAGAGATAACCAATGAGTTAGGCAAATTTGTTGGAAAAACTAAACAAAGACCTAGCTCAGTATCGGCAATTAAAATTGATGGAAAAACTGCGCACGCTAGAGTAAGAGCTGGTGAGAATGTTGAAATTGCTGAACGTGATATAGTAATTGATGAGATTAAAATAATTAATATTCAACGCCCGAATGATCAAATCCAAGTAGAAATATCTGTTACTTGCTCAGCTGGTACATATATCCGGGCCATTGCCAGAGATTTAGGTGATCGTCTAAAAGTAGGAGGTCATTTGATTAAGTTAAGGCGAAACCTAGTTTCACCTTTCACACTTGATCAATGTAAATCCATTGAAGAATCTGCGCTAATTCCAATAGGTGAGGTAATTGAAAAGATATTTCCAATTCGAAAACTGGATTTATCCCAAAGCCGAGAAATATCTTTTGGGCGAGTTATCGAACAAAATCCGCAACCAGGGGTATTTGCGGCAATTGATAACCAGGATAACTTTGTAGCCTTGCTTGAAAATAAATTACAGGCCAGTCAAATGGTGGCAGCCCCAATTCTAGTTAAGGGATCTGGGCAATAG
- the rbfA gene encoding 30S ribosome-binding factor RbfA gives MPSKRPLQVADRIKEIVANALESRVKDPRLGFVTITDVRVTGDLQQASIFYTVLGDNAAHEATAAALSSAKGMLRSEVGRALGLRITPSLEFFLDGMGESASAMNDLIEQMHKADAELAKLRAGAKPIAEDPYKKHD, from the coding sequence ATGCCAAGTAAACGTCCATTACAAGTTGCAGACCGTATAAAGGAAATTGTTGCTAACGCTCTTGAATCTAGAGTAAAAGATCCACGCCTAGGTTTTGTAACAATTACAGATGTTCGTGTAACTGGTGACTTGCAGCAAGCATCTATTTTTTACACAGTACTTGGAGATAACGCAGCACATGAAGCAACTGCGGCAGCATTAAGTAGTGCTAAGGGGATGCTTAGATCTGAAGTTGGTAGAGCACTCGGACTTAGAATTACGCCATCACTTGAATTCTTCTTAGATGGTATGGGTGAATCTGCTTCTGCAATGAATGATTTAATTGAGCAAATGCATAAGGCTGATGCGGAGTTAGCTAAATTACGTGCGGGTGCAAAACCAATTGCTGAAGATCCATATAAAAAGCACGACTAA
- the thyX gene encoding FAD-dependent thymidylate synthase: protein MSDEIIFREDMSVELVKSSASDADVVWAARVSTAGDKSLEDVGSDASKSEGLINYLARERHGSPFEHTSMTFFISAPIFVFREFMRHRIASYNEESGRYRELKPVFYVPSKERKLVQIGKAGSYTFIDGNAEQYEITVEAIKETCKLAYANYQKMLDAGVAREVARAVLPVTLYSSMYVTMNARALMNFLSLRTAREGSHFPSYPQREIEMVAEKMEAEFAKLMPITYGAFEKSGRIAP, encoded by the coding sequence ATGAGTGATGAGATCATTTTTCGTGAGGATATGTCAGTTGAGCTAGTTAAATCTAGTGCGAGTGATGCTGATGTTGTTTGGGCTGCACGTGTTTCAACTGCAGGGGATAAATCATTAGAAGATGTTGGTTCCGATGCTTCTAAGTCTGAAGGTTTGATAAATTATTTAGCAAGAGAGCGACATGGTTCACCATTTGAACATACCTCAATGACGTTTTTTATTTCAGCTCCTATTTTTGTTTTTAGAGAATTTATGCGACATCGGATCGCTTCATATAATGAAGAAAGTGGTCGCTATCGTGAACTAAAGCCAGTATTTTATGTTCCAAGTAAGGAGCGTAAATTAGTTCAGATTGGCAAAGCTGGTTCCTACACATTTATTGATGGCAATGCTGAACAATATGAAATAACTGTTGAAGCAATTAAAGAGACATGCAAATTAGCATATGCAAATTATCAAAAGATGCTTGATGCAGGCGTAGCACGTGAGGTGGCAAGAGCAGTATTACCAGTAACACTTTACTCATCTATGTACGTAACTATGAATGCTCGGGCGTTAATGAATTTTCTATCACTGCGAACAGCGCGTGAAGGTTCACACTTTCCGTCATACCCGCAACGTGAGATTGAGATGGTTGCAGAGAAGATGGAAGCCGAATTCGCCAAGCTAATGCCGATCACCTATGGAGCATTTGAAAAATCTGGCCGCATAGCGCCATAA
- a CDS encoding polyribonucleotide nucleotidyltransferase — translation MEGQDVQSAVAKIDNGKFGKREIRFETGRLARQAAGTAVVYLDDDSMLLSATTASKNPKDQFDFFPLTVDVEERMYAAGKIPGSFFRREGRPSEDAILTCRLIDRPLRPSFIKGLRNEVQIVVTVMALNPDHMYDVIAINAASMSTQLAGLPFSGPIGGVRVALIEGQWVAFPNHSDLEKAVFDMVVAGRISDNDVAIMMVEAEATVKTIGLIKDGATVPTEEIVGQGLEAAKPFIKILCEAQLALAKKAAKPTGEFPVFLEYQDDIYAVVEKAAKDDLAKALTIAGKQDRETKLDEINKSVVEKVSVDFSERTKEISAALRSVTKKLVRQRVLREKIRIDGRGLRDIRALTAEVEVIPRVHGSAIFERGETQILGITTLNMLKMEQQLDTLSPEDHKRYMHNYNFPPYSVGETGRVGSPKRREIGHGALAERALLPVLPTREEFPYAIRQVSEALGSNGSTSMGSVCASTMSLLNAGVPLKASVAGIAMGLISDVVDGKTEYVALTDILGAEDAFGDMDFKVAGTKEFVTALQLDTKLDGIPASVLSAALLQAKEARLAILDVMNQAISSPDEMSLLAPRIISIKVPVDMIGAVIGPKGKMINQIQDETGADITIEDDGTIYIGATEGSAAEAAKAQINAIANPVQLSVGDKFNGAVVKLATFGAFINLAPGKDGLLHISQIRKMHGGKRIENLEEVMKVGEKIEVVINEIDPKGKYSLVLANLSEEAKSE, via the coding sequence ATGGAGGGTCAAGATGTGCAATCAGCCGTTGCCAAAATAGACAACGGTAAATTTGGAAAGCGGGAGATCCGCTTTGAAACTGGCCGACTAGCTCGGCAAGCAGCGGGAACCGCTGTTGTGTACTTAGATGATGACAGCATGTTGCTATCTGCAACTACTGCATCAAAAAACCCGAAAGATCAATTTGATTTCTTTCCACTTACAGTTGATGTGGAAGAGCGAATGTATGCCGCTGGCAAAATTCCTGGATCATTTTTTCGTAGAGAAGGCCGTCCTTCTGAGGATGCAATCCTTACCTGCCGCTTAATCGATCGCCCACTGCGCCCATCCTTTATTAAAGGATTACGTAATGAGGTTCAAATCGTTGTAACGGTTATGGCTTTAAACCCAGATCATATGTATGACGTAATTGCGATTAATGCTGCATCTATGTCAACACAATTAGCTGGCTTACCATTTTCTGGTCCAATCGGTGGTGTGCGTGTTGCATTAATCGAGGGTCAATGGGTTGCTTTCCCAAATCATTCTGATTTAGAAAAAGCAGTCTTTGATATGGTAGTTGCAGGTCGTATTTCAGATAATGATGTTGCAATTATGATGGTTGAAGCAGAGGCCACCGTTAAGACAATTGGATTAATCAAAGATGGCGCAACTGTGCCAACTGAGGAAATTGTCGGACAAGGTCTTGAGGCTGCTAAGCCATTTATTAAGATCCTATGTGAGGCTCAATTAGCACTTGCTAAGAAGGCCGCAAAGCCAACGGGTGAGTTTCCAGTATTTCTTGAGTACCAAGATGATATTTATGCAGTAGTAGAAAAAGCTGCAAAAGATGATCTAGCAAAGGCGTTAACTATTGCAGGTAAGCAAGATCGTGAAACAAAACTTGATGAGATTAATAAGTCTGTTGTAGAGAAAGTAAGCGTTGATTTCTCAGAAAGAACTAAAGAGATATCAGCAGCACTTCGCTCTGTTACTAAGAAATTAGTACGCCAGCGAGTATTGCGCGAGAAGATTCGCATCGATGGTCGTGGACTTCGTGATATTCGTGCGTTAACTGCTGAAGTTGAGGTAATTCCTCGTGTTCATGGTTCTGCAATATTTGAACGTGGCGAGACTCAGATTCTGGGTATTACTACTTTAAATATGCTCAAGATGGAGCAACAACTAGACACACTTTCACCAGAAGATCACAAACGCTATATGCATAACTACAACTTCCCGCCTTACTCAGTTGGTGAGACTGGTCGAGTTGGTTCTCCTAAGCGTCGTGAAATTGGACATGGTGCACTTGCTGAACGCGCATTGCTGCCAGTTCTACCAACTCGCGAAGAGTTTCCTTATGCAATTCGTCAGGTTTCAGAAGCTCTTGGTTCTAACGGATCAACATCTATGGGATCTGTTTGTGCTTCAACAATGTCATTACTAAATGCAGGTGTGCCACTTAAGGCCTCTGTTGCCGGTATTGCCATGGGTCTTATTTCAGATGTAGTAGATGGTAAAACTGAGTACGTAGCACTTACCGATATCTTAGGAGCCGAAGATGCTTTTGGTGACATGGACTTCAAAGTTGCTGGTACCAAAGAGTTTGTTACTGCATTGCAATTAGATACAAAACTAGATGGAATTCCAGCTTCAGTTCTTTCAGCAGCACTGCTGCAAGCAAAGGAAGCACGTCTTGCAATTCTTGATGTTATGAACCAAGCAATTTCATCACCTGATGAGATGTCATTACTTGCTCCTCGAATTATTTCAATTAAGGTGCCAGTAGACATGATTGGTGCAGTTATCGGGCCTAAGGGCAAGATGATTAATCAGATTCAAGATGAAACTGGCGCTGATATCACCATCGAAGATGATGGAACTATTTATATTGGGGCAACTGAAGGATCAGCTGCTGAGGCTGCGAAGGCACAAATTAATGCGATCGCAAATCCAGTTCAACTATCTGTTGGTGATAAATTCAATGGCGCAGTTGTAAAACTTGCAACATTTGGTGCATTTATAAACCTAGCTCCAGGTAAAGATGGCTTGCTACACATCTCCCAGATTCGCAAGATGCATGGTGGAAAGCGCATTGAAAACCTTGAAGAGGTAATGAAGGTAGGAGAGAAGATTGAAGTGGTTATTAATGAGATTGATCCAAAGGGTAAATACTCATTAGTTCTAGCAAATCTTTCTGAAGAAGCAAAGAGCGAGTAA
- a CDS encoding M16 family metallopeptidase translates to MARTVLSSGLRIVTEEERSVRSAAFGIWVNVGSRDETVSTAGASHFLEHLLFKGTKKRSSLEISSAIEAVGGETNAFTSKEYTCFYARVIDKDLPLAIDVISDLITSSVVKAADVDAERKVVLEEIAMRDDDPSDLIHDLFLEKYYGDTPLGRPILGTVKSIKSMSRNTVFNYYRNRYKPEDLVVSVAGNVKHKNVVAMVEEALSKDNFLDQPKKDFKVRISPQIKVARKGEVTLLERKTEQAHIVYGVPGVARDDKRRFALGILSSALGGGMSSRLFQEIREKRGLAYSTYAYSQQFAGSGVLSFYVGCKPNKAKEAIKIIQSILYDVAENGLTSDEISRAKGAVSGSLVLSQEDTGSRMTRIGKSELVYGQVLSFDEILREISSVTPEQIKEIASESLPISPTLAVVGPFRSTSEFERLIS, encoded by the coding sequence TTGGCAAGAACGGTCTTATCAAGTGGCCTACGTATAGTCACTGAAGAGGAAAGATCTGTTCGCTCTGCAGCTTTTGGTATTTGGGTCAATGTTGGCTCCCGCGATGAAACAGTTTCAACTGCGGGAGCCTCACATTTTTTAGAGCACCTATTATTTAAGGGAACAAAAAAGAGATCTTCTTTAGAAATTTCATCCGCTATTGAAGCAGTTGGTGGTGAGACAAATGCATTTACCTCAAAGGAGTACACCTGTTTTTATGCACGGGTGATTGATAAAGATCTACCACTAGCTATTGATGTAATAAGTGATCTGATTACATCATCTGTAGTTAAAGCAGCTGATGTTGATGCTGAGCGCAAGGTTGTACTTGAAGAAATAGCAATGCGTGATGATGATCCAAGTGATTTAATCCATGATTTATTTCTTGAAAAATACTATGGTGACACCCCACTTGGTCGCCCAATTTTGGGAACAGTTAAATCAATTAAAAGTATGAGTCGTAATACTGTTTTTAATTACTATAGAAATCGATATAAACCAGAGGATTTAGTTGTTTCAGTAGCTGGAAATGTTAAGCATAAAAATGTAGTAGCAATGGTTGAAGAGGCACTTTCAAAGGATAATTTTCTTGATCAGCCTAAAAAGGATTTTAAGGTAAGAATCTCACCCCAGATTAAGGTCGCAAGAAAAGGTGAAGTAACTCTGTTAGAACGTAAAACTGAGCAAGCACATATTGTTTACGGCGTTCCTGGAGTTGCTAGAGATGATAAACGCAGATTTGCACTCGGCATCTTATCTTCAGCTCTTGGTGGTGGTATGTCATCTAGATTATTTCAAGAGATTAGAGAAAAACGCGGGCTTGCTTATTCAACATATGCTTATAGTCAGCAATTTGCAGGTAGTGGAGTTTTATCTTTTTATGTTGGATGTAAACCAAATAAGGCAAAGGAAGCAATAAAAATAATTCAAAGTATTCTCTACGATGTTGCCGAGAATGGATTAACTAGTGATGAGATCAGTAGGGCAAAAGGGGCAGTTTCTGGCTCTTTAGTATTAAGCCAAGAGGACACTGGCTCCAGAATGACTCGAATTGGTAAAAGTGAGTTGGTTTATGGGCAAGTCCTTAGCTTTGATGAAATATTGCGCGAGATTTCTTCAGTAACACCTGAGCAAATTAAGGAAATTGCCAGCGAAAGCTTGCCAATATCTCCTACCCTTGCGGTAGTGGGACCATTTAGATCTACTTCTGAGTTTGAAAGGTTAATTTCATGA
- a CDS encoding AzlD domain-containing protein, with amino-acid sequence MTAIWIAVIGSSLTAFLNKYIGHSVPEKWLDRPRFKRINTLVPIVLLSALVGIQTFAQGNELVIDQRVAGVAVALIALKFKAPFPVVVISAAITSAGIYNLF; translated from the coding sequence ATGACCGCAATTTGGATAGCAGTAATTGGATCGAGCTTGACCGCATTCTTAAACAAATACATTGGTCACAGCGTTCCAGAAAAATGGCTAGATAGGCCAAGATTTAAAAGAATTAATACCCTTGTTCCAATTGTTTTACTCAGCGCTTTAGTTGGTATTCAAACATTTGCGCAAGGTAATGAGCTAGTAATTGATCAAAGAGTAGCTGGAGTAGCCGTTGCGCTGATAGCTTTAAAGTTTAAAGCGCCATTTCCAGTAGTTGTAATCTCAGCAGCAATAACCTCTGCTGGAATATATAACTTGTTTTAA
- the dapB gene encoding 4-hydroxy-tetrahydrodipicolinate reductase, whose translation MKVAVLGAKGKMGTEAVSAISAATDLTLSASLDLGDSLEELIKTNTEVVVDFTNPDSVMKNLEFAINNGIHVVVGTTGFDQKRLAQLKELLSKNPKVGALIAPNFGLGAVLMMQFSQTAAKYFESAEIIELHHANKVDAPSGTAIRTAEMITDSRKLTKKPAMPDSTKSALPGSRGSKVGDVPIHSVRSHGYVAHQEVIFGDMGETLTIRHDSINRAGFMPGLLIGIRNVKKYPGLTVGLENYMEDMK comes from the coding sequence ATGAAGGTCGCAGTTCTTGGTGCTAAAGGAAAAATGGGTACAGAAGCAGTTTCTGCAATTAGCGCAGCAACTGACTTAACACTAAGTGCATCCCTTGACCTTGGAGATTCACTTGAAGAATTAATCAAAACAAACACTGAAGTTGTTGTTGATTTTACTAATCCTGATTCAGTTATGAAAAACTTAGAGTTTGCGATAAATAATGGTATTCATGTTGTGGTAGGAACAACTGGATTTGATCAAAAAAGACTAGCGCAATTAAAAGAGCTACTAAGTAAGAATCCAAAAGTTGGCGCACTAATTGCTCCTAACTTTGGGTTAGGCGCTGTACTGATGATGCAATTCTCACAAACAGCAGCAAAATACTTTGAAAGTGCTGAAATTATTGAATTACACCATGCCAATAAAGTAGATGCACCATCTGGTACAGCAATTCGAACTGCTGAAATGATTACGGATTCTAGAAAACTAACCAAAAAACCTGCGATGCCGGATTCAACTAAATCAGCATTACCAGGATCACGCGGATCTAAAGTTGGTGATGTTCCAATTCACTCAGTTCGCTCCCATGGTTATGTTGCCCATCAAGAGGTAATTTTTGGCGATATGGGCGAGACATTAACTATTCGCCATGACTCAATTAATCGAGCAGGGTTTATGCCTGGCCTTTTAATTGGAATTAGAAATGTGAAAAAATACCCAGGACTAACAGTTGGTCTTGAAAATTACATGGAGGATATGAAATGA
- the rpsO gene encoding 30S ribosomal protein S15, with protein sequence MALTPEVKKEIISKYGSSATDTGSPEAQVALLSKRIDEITQHLQTNKKDHHNRRGLLLMVGKRRRILQYLAKTDIERYRAIIEKLDLRR encoded by the coding sequence ATGGCATTAACGCCAGAGGTTAAAAAGGAAATAATTAGCAAGTACGGCTCATCTGCAACTGACACAGGAAGCCCAGAGGCACAGGTAGCACTTCTTTCAAAGCGTATTGATGAGATAACACAACATTTGCAGACAAATAAAAAAGATCATCACAACCGTCGCGGTTTGTTATTGATGGTCGGTAAGCGTCGTCGGATTTTGCAGTACCTCGCCAAGACAGATATTGAGCGCTATAGAGCGATTATCGAAAAGCTCGATCTTCGCCGCTAA
- a CDS encoding glutaredoxin domain-containing protein, producing the protein MSEITMYGAEWCGDCRRSKKFLDSNNVKYNYIDVEADASASDKVIEINGGMRSIPVIIFSDGTHLTEPSDSALKEKLESLKVL; encoded by the coding sequence ATGAGTGAAATAACAATGTATGGAGCAGAATGGTGTGGAGATTGCCGCCGTTCAAAGAAGTTTTTAGATTCAAATAATGTTAAATACAACTACATCGATGTTGAAGCTGATGCCTCGGCCTCAGATAAAGTAATTGAAATTAATGGAGGTATGCGCTCAATTCCAGTAATTATTTTCTCAGATGGAACCCATTTAACTGAGCCATCTGATTCTGCGCTAAAAGAAAAACTTGAGTCTTTAAAGGTTCTTTAA
- the dapA gene encoding 4-hydroxy-tetrahydrodipicolinate synthase, with translation MQITPPFGRLITAMVTPFTKSGEIDWAGVEKIANHLVSIGHDGIAVNGTTGEAPTTSDDEKDQIVKTVRKVVGDKIKIIAGAGNNETSHSIEQAKRAAKAGADGLLVVTPYYNKPPQSGIEAHFKAMADATDVPVMIYDIPGRTGVEIESDTIVKLSEHKNIAALKDAKGNPAATSWVIKRCAIPVYSGDDILNLPLLSVGAVGFVSVCGHTVGSQLRAMLDAWFKGDSNKALEIHQQLLPVFTGTFRTQGAILTKAALNLMGLPGGFTRLPLVDATEAQVAQLKVDLQAGGVKLK, from the coding sequence ATGCAAATTACGCCACCATTTGGACGGTTAATTACCGCAATGGTTACACCATTTACAAAATCAGGTGAGATTGATTGGGCTGGGGTAGAAAAAATTGCCAATCATCTTGTCTCAATAGGGCATGATGGAATTGCAGTTAATGGCACAACTGGTGAGGCACCAACTACATCTGATGATGAAAAAGATCAGATAGTTAAGACAGTAAGAAAAGTAGTCGGTGATAAAATTAAAATTATTGCTGGAGCTGGAAATAATGAAACCTCACATTCAATTGAGCAAGCAAAGCGCGCCGCTAAAGCTGGAGCAGATGGCTTATTGGTTGTAACTCCTTATTACAACAAGCCACCACAATCTGGAATTGAAGCTCACTTTAAAGCGATGGCCGATGCCACTGATGTACCAGTAATGATTTATGACATTCCTGGCCGTACCGGTGTTGAAATTGAGTCGGACACAATTGTTAAGTTATCTGAGCATAAAAATATTGCAGCACTTAAAGATGCAAAAGGAAACCCAGCTGCTACCTCTTGGGTAATTAAAAGATGCGCAATTCCAGTTTATTCTGGTGATGATATTTTAAATCTTCCGCTACTTTCAGTCGGAGCAGTTGGGTTTGTTTCAGTTTGTGGCCATACCGTTGGCTCACAATTACGAGCGATGTTAGATGCATGGTTTAAAGGAGATTCAAATAAAGCACTTGAAATACATCAACAATTACTTCCAGTATTTACTGGAACATTTCGTACACAAGGTGCGATACTTACAAAGGCTGCATTAAATTTAATGGGTCTTCCTGGTGGATTTACTAGATTGCCACTTGTCGATGCAACCGAGGCGCAAGTTGCCCAATTAAAGGTTGATCTGCAAGCCGGCGGCGTTAAATTAAAATAA
- a CDS encoding bifunctional riboflavin kinase/FAD synthetase: MKKVVAIGIFDGVHAGHQQMISAAKLIGDVTVLTFDPHPTSVIAPERAPTQLANVKDRIKLLKAAGASGVEVINFNRDFSLLSPDQFIEDILIGRLAAEHVVVGENFNFGYKAQGTPKYLGEVGPKYGFGLSVIKLKEDHGSTISSSRIRTLIIDGQIERANDLLTRNYYLKGPVIHGEKRGREIGYPTANIELTPLATIPADGVYAGWLTVGENKWGAAISIGTNPTFAGARGRQVEAYAIDQVGLDLYDQEAKIDFGFRLRDTLKFDAVPELLEQMKKDCDQARKLTVK, from the coding sequence ATGAAAAAGGTTGTAGCAATTGGTATCTTCGATGGTGTTCATGCTGGGCATCAACAGATGATTAGTGCTGCAAAACTAATTGGTGATGTAACAGTTCTAACCTTTGATCCACACCCAACCTCTGTAATTGCTCCTGAGCGAGCACCAACTCAATTAGCAAATGTTAAAGACCGGATCAAATTACTTAAGGCAGCTGGAGCATCAGGTGTTGAAGTAATCAACTTCAATAGGGATTTTTCACTACTTTCACCAGATCAATTTATTGAGGATATATTAATTGGCAGACTTGCAGCCGAACATGTCGTAGTAGGTGAAAACTTCAATTTCGGTTATAAAGCGCAAGGAACTCCTAAATACTTAGGTGAGGTTGGACCGAAATATGGTTTTGGTCTTTCTGTTATTAAGTTAAAAGAGGATCATGGTTCAACAATTTCATCTTCTAGAATCAGGACTTTAATTATCGATGGTCAGATTGAACGTGCTAATGATTTACTAACTCGTAATTATTATTTAAAAGGCCCTGTTATTCATGGTGAGAAACGTGGACGTGAGATCGGTTATCCAACTGCAAATATTGAATTAACACCTTTAGCCACAATTCCAGCTGATGGTGTTTATGCTGGCTGGTTAACTGTTGGTGAAAATAAATGGGGTGCAGCGATTTCAATTGGAACTAATCCAACCTTTGCTGGTGCGCGAGGCAGGCAGGTTGAAGCCTACGCAATTGATCAAGTGGGTTTGGATTTATATGATCAAGAGGCAAAGATTGATTTTGGATTTAGGCTTCGAGATACTTTGAAGTTTGATGCCGTTCCTGAGCTGCTTGAGCAAATGAAAAAAGATTGTGATCAAGCCCGCAAATTAACCGTTAAATAA